A region of the Herpetosiphon gulosus genome:
CAAAACTGCCAATTCAACATCATTGGGAACAGCAGCGACCGACGGGTAGGCCGTTTGGCCTAAAACTGCACTGGCAGTAGGATGAATCGGATAGATTCGCCCTTTATAGCCATTGTCGATTACATTTTTGAGGACACGGTGACCAAGACGTGATGGATCGGGAGATGCTCCCACCACGGCCACCGATTGCGGAGCGAAAATCTCCTCCAGCATAGCGATTGCCTCCGGGTTACTTCGATCACCCCTAGAGCATATCACATCTGGCGGCGCTTGAATGGGCTAAATGTCACGGAAGTAGGCAAATCGAATGGCCTGCCATAAAATCAAGAGGGCGATGCCACTCCAGAGCAAGGCCCATAAAATAGCTGGAACTCCGGTTGCTTGTTGCATAATCAGGGCATCGCTGGTGACATGACGGCGGTAAGATGAAAGTCGCAGCAAATCCCATAAACTATCGAGAGCATTTAAGATGGTTTGTACGCCCAAGACCAATAGCAGCCATTCGTTCCAGTGCAGCGCCAATTTATAACTAGCGGCAATAAAGGCTCCGGCCAGCAAAATACCAACAATAATTCCAAAAATATTGCGCACAAACAAGCCACACAGCACAAACAATGCAATTCCAATAATTAATGTAACCCGATCGGCGCTAATCCCACGTGCTGAAAGAATTAATAATGCGCCGCCAACCAAGGCGCTGCTCAAATAACCAGCACTGGACACAATCCAGCGAATGCCGCCCGCTGTCCAGGCCACGCCCTCGCCATTTGAATAAACTTCTAGCCGATCGAGTTTGCCGCCAGTCAACAGCGAGGCAAAGCCATGACCAAGCTCGTGCACAAAGGTATTGAATAGCTCAAACGGATAAACCAGCCAATGCAGCACTGGCAACCGCGCGATGATCGTTGAGGTTACCGCGATGGCAATCGCGATCCATAGTTCGTTGTTGCGTAGCATGGTGTTTCTCCACGGGCGTAGTATAGCGATTGATCCACGAAGGACACGAAGAGCACGAAGGGGTCAGGATTCAGGGATGAGGGGTCAGTGTTTGATCTACAAAGAGCATGAAAGGTGGAACCAGCGACAAACACAAAGAATTTATGCTCTAGGCTCTATGTTCTGTACTCTAATAAATCCCTAGCCCCTGACCCCTAGCCCCTGATCCCTAGCCTCTAGACCCTCACTCGCCAAGCATGATACAAAATGATCGAGCCAGCAGTGGCGGCGTTGAGTGAAGCAACCTTGCCACGCATCGGCAATCGCACCAACAAATCGCAGCGTTCGCGGGTTAAGCGAGCCAAGCCTGGGCCTTCCGCGCCAATCACCAAGGCTAAGGCTCCACGCAAATTGGCCTTATCAAAATCGACTGCCCGCTCATCATCTTCAACGCCCGCCACCCAAATATTGTACTCTTGCAGGTGTTTGATGGTTTGGGCAATGTTGGTAATTTGGGCCACATACAAATGCTCAACTGCCCCGGCTGAAGCATTAATCACCGCTGGCGTAATGCTGGCTGAGCGCCGATCAGGGAAGATAATCCCATGCGCACCTACAATTTCAGCAGTGCGCATCAGCGTGCCAATATTTTGTGGATCTTGCAAATGGTCGAAAATCAAGATTAGCGGTTGCTCACCACGCTCACGGGCTAGCTCAATAATGTCGTCAACTTCAACATAGGGGTATTCGCCGCATTCGAGCGCAATCCCCTGATGATTTGCGCCAGCCGTGCGTTTATCAAGCTCGCCACGCTGAACTTTGGCAACTTGAATTCGGCGTTCGCGGGCAATTGTATTGATCGCCTGCATCGATTCGCCCTCTTTGATGCCATCGGCAATTAGCAAGCGACCCAATTTGCGCCGATTTGCGCGTAACGCCTCTAAAACCGCATTTCGTCCATATAATAATTCCAAGGTGTGAATCCTATTCGGTGCTAAGTTATTGGCCAGTTTGCGCTATTATAGCGGCAAGCTGTCAATGGAGGAATGACATGGATCAGCAACCGAAGGAGCAAAAGCGCGTGATTACACTAAGCGTTGGCATGATTATCAATCTTCTTCTGATTGGGTTAGTCGCTGGAGTGGCTGGCGGCATGTTTGGGATTGGTGGCGGGGCGATTATGGTGCCAGCCATGGTGCTATTGCTGGCGCTTGATCAGAAATTTGCGACAGGCACATCGATTGGCGCACAAATTTTGCCAGTTGGTTTGCTCGGCGCGTTTGTTTACTATAAAGAGGGCAATTTAGATTGGCGTGCGTCGATCATTATTGCCCTTGGCTTGCTAGTAGGAACCTATTTCGGAGCCAAAATTGCTGCGCCAATTTCATCGGCGACCATGAAAAAGCTTTATGGGGCATTTCTGTTTATCATCGGTGCTCGCTATTTG
Encoded here:
- a CDS encoding M50 family metallopeptidase, encoding MLRNNELWIAIAIAVTSTIIARLPVLHWLVYPFELFNTFVHELGHGFASLLTGGKLDRLEVYSNGEGVAWTAGGIRWIVSSAGYLSSALVGGALLILSARGISADRVTLIIGIALFVLCGLFVRNIFGIIVGILLAGAFIAASYKLALHWNEWLLLVLGVQTILNALDSLWDLLRLSSYRRHVTSDALIMQQATGVPAILWALLWSGIALLILWQAIRFAYFRDI
- the rlmB gene encoding 23S rRNA (guanosine(2251)-2'-O)-methyltransferase RlmB, which codes for MELLYGRNAVLEALRANRRKLGRLLIADGIKEGESMQAINTIARERRIQVAKVQRGELDKRTAGANHQGIALECGEYPYVEVDDIIELARERGEQPLILIFDHLQDPQNIGTLMRTAEIVGAHGIIFPDRRSASITPAVINASAGAVEHLYVAQITNIAQTIKHLQEYNIWVAGVEDDERAVDFDKANLRGALALVIGAEGPGLARLTRERCDLLVRLPMRGKVASLNAATAGSIILYHAWRVRV
- a CDS encoding sulfite exporter TauE/SafE family protein; its protein translation is MDQQPKEQKRVITLSVGMIINLLLIGLVAGVAGGMFGIGGGAIMVPAMVLLLALDQKFATGTSIGAQILPVGLLGAFVYYKEGNLDWRASIIIALGLLVGTYFGAKIAAPISSATMKKLYGAFLFIIGARYLFMK